CCTCCCCCAAAACTGCCTGGGGGAGGGGGCGTGCGTGGGACTGCGCGGGATGCCCTCTGCTGTTCTTCCTCTGTGGCTCTGTGTCTCTGTGTGAGCCATGCAGTTGCGGTTCTCTCCTGCGTCTCTGCGCCTCTGCGTGAGACTTCCATTTCCGACTTTGCAGGGATTACTTCGGGGTGCGCTCGATCTGCCTGCGGTGGTGGTCCAGGTGGATGGCGACGAAGCGGAGCGCCTTGATGGGCTCCAGCTTGCCGAAGTAGGGATGGGTGAGCCCGTCGGAGCCCCGCTCGCGGGCGGCGGCGAGTTCGGCGGTGAAGCATTCGCCCAGCTCGCGGAGCGCCTCCAGTGCCCCGTCGCGGTCCGCGCGCGGCTCGCCCGGGCGCATTTCGCGCGGCGAAGGGACGCGCAGGGGGATCGTGCGGTGGAAGAGGATGTGGGGGAGGATGACGGTGCGCACCATCTTCTTTCGCCATCCCGACAGCTTCTCGCGCATCGGGCGCCCCTCGCGCAATTCGTCGAGGAGGGCCTCGTAGGCCCGCGTCAGGTGCTCGGTGACCTGGGCGGGGGTCCACTTCCCTTCCCCCCAGGGCCGCGTCCACGATGCGTGCGGCAGGGCGGAGGCCGATTGGAGGTACGCGGCGAGGGCGACTTCGTGCTCGTCGGCGGCGGCGTCCCAGCGGGCCTGGCTTCGCGGCGATGCGCGGTGCGGCGTGGTCATCGCGGAGGGCCTTCAGGAGAAGGGATGGGGGTGCGGCGGGCGCCGCGGGGGGCGGGTCAGCGCGGCGGGTGCCGCAGCCAGCTTTCGATGCGTTCCAGCGGCTCGCTCAGCTTCCACCCGGCCGAGCGCCATTGCCGGACGCGTGCGAGCAGTTCATCCACCGAGGTGCCGCCCTGCCGGCCGGGTTCGAGGTAGGCGCCCGCCGGCCACTCCGTCGTGCTCAGCGTGCCGTCCGCCCCGGGGCGCTGGAGGAGGACCACGAAGCCCTCGTGGCCGTCCGGAGAGGCGGCGTGGAAGGCGAGCGTGTCGCTCATCGCGCGGCGGCGGCGATGTCGGGATCGCGCAGGATGATGGGGTCGTGGCCCACGCGCGCGCCCGGGACCACGCCGTCCACCGCCATCGCCGCGAAGAGGAGCGCCAGGTACAGCAGCGAGTTGCGGTACAGCGTCCACGCCGGCTGGGTGAAGTTGCCGGCCCGCATCACCCGCACCACGTCGCGCAGGAACCAGAGCCCCAGCACCGCCGCGGACACGCCGTACACCAGCCCCAGCCCTCCGTAGGTGACGGGCGCCAGCGTGACCGGGATCATGATCAGCGTGTAGAAGAGCATCTGGCGCATCGTCTCGCGCTCGCCCCACACGTTGGGCGCCATGGGGACGCCCACGCGGCCGTAGTCCTTTTGCTTCACCAGCGCCAGCGCCCAGAAGTGCGGCGGCGTCCAGAAGAAGACGATCAGGAAGAGGTACGCGGCCGTCAGCGACACCTCGCCCGTGGCGGCGGCCCAGCCGACGAGCGGCGGAAAGGCGCCCGCGGCCCCGCCAATGACAATGTTCTGGGGCGAGGTGCGCTTGAGCCAGCGGGTGTAGATGAAGACGTAGTAGAGGAGCCCCGCCAGCGCCAGCCACGCGCTCAGCAGGTTCACGCGCAGCGCGAACGTCGCGAACGCCGCGGCGCCCAGCGTGATGCCGAAGCCCAGCACGTGCCCCGGCGACATCCGCCCGCTGGGAATGGGGCGCAGCTTGGTGCGCGGCATGTGCGCGTCGATGTCGCGATCGATGAACATGTTGATCGCGTTGGCGCCCCCCGCCATCAGGTAGCCGCCCAGCATCGTCCACAGCACCACGGACAGCGACGGCCAGCCGCGCAGCGCGATGAACATGGGCGTGACGGTGGTCACCAGGAGCAGCGAGATGATGCGCGGCTTGGTGAGCGTCACGTAGTCGCGCAGAAGCTGGCGCACGCCCGCGCCGCCGCGCCGCGCCGCCTCGATTCCGGCGCGCTGCGTGGCGGTGGTCATCCCGGCGTCCGTGTGTGCCTCCGCGGGGGCGGCCGTCACGGCTGGAAGAGTATCGTGCATCAGCTACGGGCTCGGCGCCCCGTGGAGGGCGTCGTTCGTGGGGGCCGCGCGCGCGCCGGTCTGGCGGGCGCGGACGAGCGCAAATATACACGCCGCACGGACGTGCGCCACCCCGGCGCGCCCGCGTGCGGCGCGCTCCCGACCCCCGCGTGGGGCATTCCCCCACACGCTCCCCACGTCGCCGAACCCATGCTTGCGCAACCACTTGCGCGGTGGCGCGGCGGGGGTGTACCGTTGGGCCTCCACCCTGTACCAGAGCCCGTCCGAATGAGACCGCTGTTCCGCTCCACCTCCGGCTTCGCCCGCTACGCGTGGGGCGTGCTGGCCTTCAACGTCGCCGTGGTGCTGTGGGGCGCGGTCGTTCGCGCCACCAACTCCGGCGCCGGCTGCGGCCGCCACTGGCCCGCCTGCAACGGCGAGGTGATGCCGGAGCTCGCCTCGCACGAGCTCCTCATCGAGCTCGCGCACCGCGCCACCAGCGGCCTCGCGCTGCTGCTGGTGGTGGCAATGGCGGTGTGGGCGTGGCGCGCGTTCCCCGCCGGGCACCGCGTGCGGCGTGGCGCGGCGCTCTCGATGGCGCTGATCCTGGTGGAGGCGCTCCTCGGGGCCGGCCTGGTGCTGTTCGAACTGGTGGCGGACGACAAGTCCGCGTTCCGGGCATTCTCGATGGCCGCGCATCTGGTGAACACCTTTCTCCTGCTGGGCGCTCTCACGCTGACCGGCTGGTGGGCCTCCGGCGGCGGCGACGTGAGGGTGCGCGGCCGGGGTGCGCTGGGCGCCGTCCTGCTCTCGGCCCTCGGCGCCACGATCCTGGTGGGCGCCACCGGCGCGGTGACGGCGCTCGGCGACACGCTCTTCCCCAAGACCACGGTGGGCTTCGAGTTCTCCTCGACGGCCCACTTCCTGGAGCGGCTGCGAATCGTGCACCCGCTGCTGGCCATCGCCACCGGCGTGTACATCACCATCGTCGCCTGGGTGGTGCGCCGCGCCCGCCCCACCCCCGCCACGCTCCGCCTCGCCACCATCCTGACCACCCTCTTCGCGATGCAGGTGGCGGCTGGCGTCATCAACATCGTCCTGCGGGTGCCGCTCTGGATGCAGCTCACCCACCTCTTCCTGGCCGACTGCGTCTGGATCGCCCTCGTCCTCGCCGCCGCCTCCGCCTTGGAGGACCGCGCGTCCGAGATTACGAGCGAAGTCGCCTTCCCCGCCCCGCCTCGCCCCGCCGCCGTCTAGCTCGTCGCGGCTCCGAACCAGGTGGCGAGCGCGTCCTCGAGCCCTTGCCACGAATCATCGCCCACCCACGCCACGTACCCGTCCGGCCGGATCAGCACCGCGCGGGGAGCTGTGACCATGCCGATGGCGGGGAGCTCCCACGAGCCATCGTAGC
The window above is part of the Longimicrobium sp. genome. Proteins encoded here:
- a CDS encoding DinB family protein produces the protein MTTPHRASPRSQARWDAAADEHEVALAAYLQSASALPHASWTRPWGEGKWTPAQVTEHLTRAYEALLDELREGRPMREKLSGWRKKMVRTVILPHILFHRTIPLRVPSPREMRPGEPRADRDGALEALRELGECFTAELAAARERGSDGLTHPYFGKLEPIKALRFVAIHLDHHRRQIERTPK
- a CDS encoding heme o synthase; this translates as MHDTLPAVTAAPAEAHTDAGMTTATQRAGIEAARRGGAGVRQLLRDYVTLTKPRIISLLLVTTVTPMFIALRGWPSLSVVLWTMLGGYLMAGGANAINMFIDRDIDAHMPRTKLRPIPSGRMSPGHVLGFGITLGAAAFATFALRVNLLSAWLALAGLLYYVFIYTRWLKRTSPQNIVIGGAAGAFPPLVGWAAATGEVSLTAAYLFLIVFFWTPPHFWALALVKQKDYGRVGVPMAPNVWGERETMRQMLFYTLIMIPVTLAPVTYGGLGLVYGVSAAVLGLWFLRDVVRVMRAGNFTQPAWTLYRNSLLYLALLFAAMAVDGVVPGARVGHDPIILRDPDIAAAAR
- a CDS encoding COX15/CtaA family protein — protein: MRPLFRSTSGFARYAWGVLAFNVAVVLWGAVVRATNSGAGCGRHWPACNGEVMPELASHELLIELAHRATSGLALLLVVAMAVWAWRAFPAGHRVRRGAALSMALILVEALLGAGLVLFELVADDKSAFRAFSMAAHLVNTFLLLGALTLTGWWASGGGDVRVRGRGALGAVLLSALGATILVGATGAVTALGDTLFPKTTVGFEFSSTAHFLERLRIVHPLLAIATGVYITIVAWVVRRARPTPATLRLATILTTLFAMQVAAGVINIVLRVPLWMQLTHLFLADCVWIALVLAAASALEDRASEITSEVAFPAPPRPAAV